cagactcatagccaccatataggacaagtagaactgccccatagagtttccaaggagtgcctggtggattcaaactgccaacttttggttagcagctgtagctcttaaccactttgtcaccagggtttccagtgattaGAAAAGCTAATATTATTTATAAGTTTACACATTGATAACTTTGGTAAAACTAATTTTAGAGCAAGAAGGAGAAAgcaatctttttattattgtctaAAAAAATATCAGTTGTTGATCTGAACTAAATCATCTACACTTCAGTATAATCACAGATACATAAATATCAATAAATATGTTTTAACTAATACAAACTGCATTATGATTAGAGATAGATCATATAAAAATCAATTTCCTAATTTGGACAAATGACTTCTAGTTGGCTGATTAAATCTGTTACACCATTGTTCttggtaagattaaaaaaaaaaaaaaattgctatcgagtcgattctgtctcatagtgaccatataggacagagtagaactgccccataaggtttccaaggagcacctgctggattcaaactgccaacctttggttagcagccatagctcttaaccactatgccaccagggtttgcttgGTAAAATTACAACATGATAATGAAGTTCTTTCTTGCTTAATTGTTAAGAAAATAATTAGGATAGTGAACATTTTTTTATCTTCTCCTCCTCCAAACTAGATATATAAAAAGTGGTGAAATAAATGCTTAAATCATCAATTATGGATCAATATTATTAACATGTGATAACTGATAGCATATTAATTGATTTATGTGCAAGTCCACTATTAGTTTGGAGACAAAAAGTGTCCACTGCACACAGAGtctgaataatattttattaaattattacctTGGATCACTTAGGAAATACCTATTTGACCACTTAACTACAAAAATActggatgtgatttttttttacaataactcCTCGTCAAAAATACATTATATGATTTTATGCAAGTTCCATAAGCTCTATTCCTATTCAGTGAGGTGAAATGCAAAAGCAATTATCAATTTTGGAAAAACTTGATCCTCTTATGGTTAGATAATACCAAAACTAATGTGCAACTGAAATTAACTTATTTTAATTGGAGGGAAGGTGACTGGAACACAGttataacaaaaaataataatactaaagaatctaccacccatctgtcagtttttcatactgtgatggcttgcatgttgctataattctggaaactatgtcaccagtatttcaaatactagtaggATCACCCATGGGTGGAtgggtttcaatggagcttccagactaaaacaaagtaggaagaaaggcctggagatctacttcagaaagattagtcaatgaaaaccaaacagatcacaacagaatgttgtcagGGTAATTCTTTAAGATGAGcttcctaggttggaagacactcaaaaatacagtggctgcagcactggTCTCTAGCATACCAACAGTcctgaagatgacacaggattgagccactcactatgagtcggagccaacttgacagcagctaacaccaacTAAAGGACAAGACGTTttacttagaagaaaaaaaaatctcatgcaTTGCAATAAAAGTCCTATAACCtgtttttgagttgattccaactcatggcgatcccatgtgtgtcagagtaaaactgtgttccatagagttttcattacctgattttttggaagagaaGTACTtagcagaaaacaaagaataaagacaattacagaaTTTACTCTCCAGACATACCTTCATGAATGCTCTGGTCGCTTCTTTGTTGCGGAGGCTGTAGATGAAGGGATTAAGCATGGGAGTAAGGATGGTGTAGAAGATGGACGCCATCTTGTCCTGGGTGGGGGAACGATCAGAAGTGGGCCGGATGTATACAAACAAGGCTGTTCCGTAGTACATTCCAACCACCATGAGGTGGGAAGAACAGGTGGTGAAAGCTTTGTGGCGACCCTCCCCAGATCCCATGCGAATGACAGCCAGAAGGACTCTAGTATAGGAAACAATGATGATTACTACAGGGATAACAATCATTACTATACAGCAGATAAAGAGAACCATTTCAAATGTTGATGTGTCATTGCATGCATGGCTTAGCAAAGAAGGAAAATTACAAAAGAAGTGAGCTATTTCCCGGGACCCACAATAGGAGAAAGAAAATGTTGCTGCGGCATCAATGACACCATCGGAAGATCCCAGAATCCAGGAGAAGGCAACCATAAGTCCACAAATTCTAAGGCTCATGAGACTGGGGTATCTTAGAGGATGGCAAACGgcaacatagcggtcataggccattacagTCAACAGGTAGCACTCACAGCTAAGCAGTGATGCATAGAAAAAAATTTGTGTGGCACAGCCTGTCACAGAAATGGCTGTTCTGCCAGACAAGTAATTGAaggccatcttgggtaccgtggtgcaGATCAGCATGAGGTCCATGAGGGACAGCTGACTGAGGagaaagtacatgggggtgtggagctGGGTGTCTAGGTATATGAGAAAAATCATGGTAGTATTTCCCATTAGGGCCACTGTGAAGATGCCCAGGATCAGAGAGAAGAGGAAGATGTGGGTAGGGCTATGATCAAAGATTCCTAGAAGGATGAATTCTGAGTCGAAGGTCTGATTCTCCCACGCCATCATTAATAAGTCCGTTATCTAGAACCACAAAAAAGAACACCGGTTCATTAATATGGTGAATGTCTACCCAATGCCTTATAAAGCACATGGTTCTAGTGAATTCTGTAAGTCACTGATCAATATGGAATGAACAAAATTAGGAAACTCAAAGAACAAGAACTACAGAATCAGACAGAAATATAATCTGTCAACATTACTTCACTTTCGAAATTGTAGAACTTGTCTGAAGTTCAccttctgagcatttttttttctcctttgaaaaATCAGAATAATAATATTCATGTTATACAATtcatggactatatgaagaagaatggggcatcaggattggaggaaaactcattaacaacctgtgttatgcagatgacataaccttgcttgctgaaagtgaagagaacttgaaacacttacaaagattacagccttcagcctggattacacttcagcataaaagaaaacaaaaatccccacaaatggaataagcaacattatgataaacagagaaatgattgaaagattcaaggattttattttacttggattcataatcaaccaatggaatcagcagtcaagaaagcaaatgatgcattgcattgggcaaatctgctgcaaaagacctctttaaagtgttaaaaagcaacgatgtcaccttgaagactaaggtgtgcctgacccaagccacagtgttgtcaatcacctcacatgcataggaaagctgaacaatgaataaggaagaccaaagaaggattgacacctttgaattatgatgttggtgaagaatattgactacaccatggactgccaaaaaatgccaaaagaatgaacaaatctgtcttggaagaagtacaaccagaatgctccttagaaggaaggatggctgGTGAGGctacatgtcacatactttggacatgttatcaggggagatcgGACTCTcaagaaggataccatgctttgtagagggtcagcaaaaaagaggaagacccttaagatgtattgatacagtggctgcaacaatggactaaagcataacaaagattatgaagatggcacaggaccgggcagtgtttggtcctgttgcacatatggtcactatgagtcagaatcaattccatgactcctaacaacaacaacaacatgattgatgtaggTCTTACAAACAGGAACTTCTCAAAACAAAGACAATGTCTGAAACATCAGAAACTCCTTAAAAGATAAGCTGATACATAAATTCCACTTGTCAGTATGTGACTGATGTGATAACAAAGATTGAAAATAATatttgtaaatttgccctcatgATAATAGGTACTTTTACTACCAGTGTTAATAAATATCTGTGTGCCTATTACATTATACAGTGCTTGGTTTATAATTTACAGTAAATCCTCTATGCCCTAAGTGGATGTACTGAGAAAAGATTCTTTAATCATTTCAATATAACACCTGAAAGTGGGAGTGTTTGCTCAGAATGCATTGAATGTATGCCAATGGAGGTGGGATAATTTGGATAAAAATAGTGAGAACAATTTTGCCacttaaagaatataatcaattcTGAAGCATATATGTAGAAACTGGTGAAATATTGTATGTTTTATTGTATGTATACtggtataataaaaaatatataaatacatgcaATAATAAAAGTATAAATGCTGGGGTCCCTTTCTGCAATTGTCCAGTACCTCTTAtacagtatgtgtgtgtgtgtatatatatatatatatattttttatatatatgtgtgtgtgtgtgtatgtgtgtgtgtgtatgtgtatatattatatatatatatacacacacatactgtaTAAGAGGTACTggacaatatataaatatatatatatatatataaaacacgttgccatcaagtcgattccaactcctagcaaccctgtaggacagagtaggcctgtccataggatttccaaggagcagctgatggattcgacctgctgaccttttggtaccagctgacttcttaaccactgcaccaccagggctcccctatacAGTATATGTAACACCAAAACAGAAATTCAAGGAATATTGAGGTCTATCCATTCAACTATTACTGACATTTGTCAGGAACTGGGAATAGTGCAGCAATCACAACAGGCAAAGGCCCAGCCCACATGTGTTACCATGAGATGTGACCAGATGGATAACCACTGTTAATTCATTAGAAGATAAATGCTGTGAAAAAAGGTAACGCAAAGAAGTTAGGACTGCAGGGGAGTGTTCAATTTTGGGAATCCAATAGCCCAGGAAGACCTCGCTTATCTGATGACATTTGGCCAAAGGCTTGGAGAAAGTGAGAAAGAGATCCCATCAAGAAAAAAACATTACAGATAGAGTAACTATCAAAGTGGAATGTAATAAATAGGACAGTACGCAAAATAGAAATGTctagaagaattaagaaaaacatACTTTTTTCTAATTTAGAGTTATGTTTCTTATTGATTGTGgcatataaattttttgtattgccctttagatgaaggtttcagaataaactagtttctcattaaacagcacacatattgttttatgacattcgttaacaatcccacaacatgtcaacactctcccttcttgaccttgggttccctattaccagctttcctgtcccctcctgccttctagtccttgcccctggtctggtgtgcccctttagtctcattttcttttatgggcctgtctaaaaaTCTTTGGATGAACagcaaacctcaggagtgacttcattactgaactaatgaagctctgtccaggaccctctattgtgatccctgtcagacagagcagtcagtggtggtagccaggcaccatctagttgtactgtactcagtctggtggaggccatggtagttgtggcccattagtcctttggactaatctttcccttgtatccttagttttctttattctcccttgctctggaaGGGGTGAggtcagtggagtatcttagatggcagctcacaggtgtttaagaccccagactccactcaccaaagtagaatgtagagcatatgttattccaattgagctagatattccctgagaccatggtcccaacaGCCCTTATCCCAGCAATTCAGCCCCTCAGGGAGGtggtattttaattttaatgtatgaGGCAATTATGCACATATGAGGAAAAGATGAGTACCGGTTATTCTTGGCAGCTAAAAGATGTCATAATGAGAAAGATAAGGCTGGTGGATAAGACACGAAGACCAAAATGCACTTTTACTCATTCATTAGTGTAATACATTTTCATGAGTTAGGAGAGGTGAAAAAaaccacatacataaaacaaaatggtcAGTAGCCTAGGAGTGGCAAGGGAGTTAGGAGAAATTCACAGAGAAAGAGATGTGGGGGTCAGCCTCATGAGTTCGAACTGCATTTTTAAGTGGAGTGATAATAAAATGCACTGCCTTTGAGGTCTAATTGTTTATataaatggctaatgatgttgtgtgtaaaaaagggaaaaactcaaaagcatttttaatttcatttagagAATTGTAGTGACCTGGGGATACTAATCTACCAGAAGGCACCTCTGAAGGGGTGATAAACTAAACAAAGAAACTCTTATGCGCTGAGAACAGCAATCTCTAAAACAAAAGTGAATCGTTTTTGTCAATCAGCATGAAAGGAGAGTCAGGCTCATATTTCACTCCTTTGGTGGTAAAgagagatttttgtttgtttgtttcatgttGTTTTTAAGCAAATGGTTATAAGGAATTTGGGTAGACCTAGCTCAGTTCCAGGCCCAATTAGTTTCTGGTAGGGGCAGGGAGGAGGTTTGTGGTGGGGTTACCATACCACAGACCACCCTTGTACTGCCTACAAGAAAGGGCATGGCTTTGAGCTCATTCAGGGGAAAtgaggttattattattatatagatTATTATTCATATTATTTTCATGATACAGATTATTATTGCATTAATCATTTCAATTCTCACGTATTTAAACTTGTTGCTattggttgctgtcgagtcagccccaactcacggcaactctaTGCACAATTGGATCAGACATTGTGAtcgatagggttttcatgggctgatttttcagaagtagatcaccaggcctttcttccaagtctgtcttagactggaagcacttctgaaacctgttcagcaacatagtAACACACAAGACAGACCAGTGGTGGTTGCACGTGAGGTGCAATGGCCAAAAATCAAACGTGGATGTCCTATCGGAAGGTGaaatttctaccactgaacctccactgCCCCTTGCAATTAGACTTATTTCTGTGCAACGATTCTTCTGAACTATTTGGTGGAGCCACCTTTTTTGAAAATCATGTCATAAGTGCCCAATTGCCTTGAACTTATCAATTCTTATTATAGACCAATTAACTCAAACAGAATTAGTTACTCCAAAGTTTCACCATGATTTTTCTTAAGTATCTCTGAAATATGACTCATGTTAGACCTTACCAgggcttgttttttttaagttaagaaaGTTGTCTAGCTCATTTGGGGATAATTCTGCCCTGGTCATTAAATACATATAAATGTTGAACAATTGTATTGGAAATCTTGCCGAAATTTCTGCTACGTAACTTTTAATGTAAGCCGAATGGTGCACTATTCAAAGAGAATtgctaaaaatatataaatacccTGTTTCCCTCTCGATTTTCTCTTTTCTATCATTATTTCAGGCTGAACTTACATAAACACGCACTTACTTGTGTCATTCTGTCTCACCTCTCctcatccatttgctgaaattgtctttactttgtcttctcacagAGAATGTGACAAAATATGACCATATCAAAATTTCATAGCATTTTAACAGTGGCATACTGAAGGTATTGAGCACTGCATCACCAAGTATCCTCTACATTAAGATTCGTATGTATATTTCTTCAAGAATATTCtgttaagaaaaaaatgtttctcaaGAGAAAACTGAAATTTCTTGTAGGGATTGTtagggattggattgtgtcccccccaaacatgtattgtaaatcctaacctctatacctgtggttataatgccATTTGGAAATGGTCGTGTTTTTTatactgaggcaggattagtgtggggtgttttttaagtcaatctgttttgagatacagGCAATTCCTAGATTATGAACAAGTTCCTTTTCTAAATCtttctttaagtcgaatttgtatgtaagttgaGCAGTTAGGTGCGGTTTGTATGTAATGTCAACTAGTCAAATATAGGTctcagtatatatatacatagtgtACCTTTttattcatacaaaaaaaaacatagagaacattaaataaatactttCAGATATACtaaatatctttaacataataatacagtaataataataataatgttttgatgagtATAGCAAAGTAGCACCTATTTGTTACtaggaaccattgtatgtacctcaaattgtTAATATACTAGTCTTTATGGAAGTTGATTAATAACTGGCTTGTCCATAAGTCAGACATTGATAACAGGGATTGCctgtataaaagagattaaagaagaagcagagatggcggAAGAGATATGCCAAGCCACATTAAGATGGCCCAGGAGCAGACG
Above is a window of Loxodonta africana isolate mLoxAfr1 chromosome 2, mLoxAfr1.hap2, whole genome shotgun sequence DNA encoding:
- the LOC100657697 gene encoding olfactory receptor 2M3-like produces the protein MMAWENQTFDSEFILLGIFDHSPTHIFLFSLILGIFTVALMGNTTMIFLIYLDTQLHTPMYFLLSQLSLMDLMLICTTVPKMAFNYLSGRTAISVTGCATQIFFYASLLSCECYLLTVMAYDRYVAVCHPLRYPSLMSLRICGLMVAFSWILGSSDGVIDAAATFSFSYCGSREIAHFFCNFPSLLSHACNDTSTFEMVLFICCIVMIVIPVVIIIVSYTRVLLAVIRMGSGEGRHKAFTTCSSHLMVVGMYYGTALFVYIRPTSDRSPTQDKMASIFYTILTPMLNPFIYSLRNKEATRAFMKVCLESKFCNCLYSLFSAKYFSSKKSGNENSMEHSFTLTHMGSP